In the Ranitomeya imitator isolate aRanImi1 chromosome 2, aRanImi1.pri, whole genome shotgun sequence genome, aaaaaatacttttattggTTTTACCAAAATTACAAATGACCCCTTAACCATTAAGCCTTGTTTTAAATAAAGTGGAGGAGCGCCTAGACAGCGGCCGATGACGTGCCCACATTACAATAGCGACTCCGTGCAAGGGCTTTATTTACTACAAATTTGGAATAGgccttgttgcccatagcaaccaatcacagcacagctttcattttttcAGAGCAGTTTAGCACATCAAAGCTGCAATCTGATTGGTTGCTTTGAGGAATAGGGGATATACATACCGGGTGGTCCAAAGTAGATGGATAGAAAATattaacatttattttgatttattatattatcattatttattttgaatttttattctgttaaaccagagttatgtgacacaaaatacttaataaataacatttcccacgtctactttacagggtctgtaccacaggattggcgtatagcaaatgtggtgccaatattcaaaaaggggacaaaaactgaactcggaaattataggccagtaagcttaacctctactgtgggtaaaatcctggagggcattctaagggatgctatactggagtatctgaagaggaataacctcatgacccagtatcagcacgggtttactagggaccgttcatgtcagactaatttgatcagtttctatgaagaggtaagttccggactggacaaagggaacccagtagatgtagtgtataaggacttttcaaaagcttttgatacggtgccacacaaaaggttgatacataaaatgagaataatggggataggggaaaatatgtgtaagtgggttgagagctggctcagggataggaaacaaagggtggttattaatggagcacactcggactgggtagcggttagcagtggggtaccacaggggtctgtattgggccctcttctttttaacatacggtatttattaatgaccttgtagggggcattcagagtagaatttcaatatttgcagatgacactaaactctgcaggataatcaatacaggggaggacaattttatatcacaggatgatttatgtaaactagaagcttgggctgataaatggcaaatgagctttaatggggataaatgtaaggtcatgcacttgggtagaagtaataagatgtataactaggtgcttaattctaaaactctgggcaaaaccgtcaatgaaaaagacctatgcagaatgaatagtaaaaagatctaatgttaaaaatattaaaaaaaataaaaaatagttatatactcaccgtccgttggcccccggatcgaagcggttaccgacgctcctcgtgacgccccggtgaccgctccatgcattgcggtctcacgagatgatgacgtgcagtcttgcgagaccgcaatgcactcttcagaccggagcgcgcgaggagcatcggtaactgcttcgatccaggggccaacggagggtgaatatatcactattttttactttaattcttttttttttttttttttacagggatataattcccacattgctatagactgcgtgggctgtgcaatatactacgtgggctgtgcaatatactacgtgggctgggcaatatactacgtgggctgcgcaatgtactgcgtgggctgcacaatgtactgcgtgggctgtgcaatgtactgcgtgggctgcgcaatgtactgcgtgggctgcgcaatgtactgcgtgggctgggcaatatactgcgtgggctgggcaatatactacgtgggctgtgctttaaaatatgcatacatattctagaatacccgatgcggtagaatcgggccaccatctagtgtatatatatatatatacacacacacacacacacatatacggtatatataaatttGTGTGTGAAAATGCAGCCATTTCTATGGCACTTGTGACATGTGGAGGTGGGTACCTGATAAATATAAAGATGGCTTTGCGATAAGAGACGCCGTCTATATGCCGATAGTAGTCCAGGAAAGGCTTGATGGCGTCGATAAGACCAGGGTGGAGTTTTTCCATTTCATCAAATATAAATATGGAGCGAGCACATTTACTGGTGTTTCCTCGAATCCATGACTGCAGCTGGTCCTGAGGGAGAATGTCAATTAAGCGGGCTGTCCAGTTAAAACAAGTCATCACCTCTACACAGGACCGATCAGTTGAAAGGGGTAATTATTTCCCAATTCTAAAGTGGACCAACAATTCAGATGCACAAACACTAATACATTTATTATTTATAGGGCTGCCAAGAAAAAGCGGGGCACAGCAGCCCAATAAGAAATTAATGGAGTGGTAGAGGGGTATTAGCATCTCAGACTTGtctattaatttaaaaaaacaacaacttttaatTAAAAACGACTTTCTAGGCAGTAAAACGAGTGCCCACAAATGCCCCTTTGTGACTGGAGGATCGGTGTGCATACCTTATACAGGGCGATCAGGCTGTCGTGGGGAAAGTGCAGGGTGGAAACAAAGAGATGGACGAAtttactttcctctcctaaatcataAACATTCTCGGTGATAATTTTGGTTACAAGGTTCTTGCCGGTTCCAGTGGAGCCATACAGGAGTAATGCCAGGGGCTTCCTGGGGTTCTCATTGCTCATATATCTGGTCACTGACTTGTAGATGATCTCATGTGCCAGATGCTGTCCGAAAAGTTTCTCTGTCAAGTCATCTTCGAAGGCTGAAAGGGGAAGAAAAATCCAAAATTTATCCCGTCTTGCAGCCTGCAGCCTGTACCATATAATAGAACAGCATTCACCATATTtgaggcttcagagctgaaatctctcaGTGCAGCTTGCTATTTTGCAGATAAATTGTATTCTGGGAAATGTAGTCTGTAGCAGAGACTCTGCAGTATATTTGGGGAAGATTTCCCAATGTATTGCACCATATAAGCATTCAGGGCAAGGGGCATGCAGCACTCAGAGGGTCCAATGCACTTTTGTACAGTATAAAGCACAATGACATATCAAGGGTATGTAACAATTCCACTACTTTTTGTGTTAGCTACAGTTAAACTGGTAGATGCCAATCTAGTACCCAGACCAACTATTATGGCTGTTCATACATAtttaaaaattaacctttaataaATCCATTAAAATGAGACCACAAAAGACTAAATTTATAACCCAAAATAGCTAAAATCATGCGAACACAAACCACCAAACTATTGTATACGGTAACTTGGATATTAATGATGCTTAAATCTCTCTGTGCATATGAATCCTACCAGACCAATACTTACAGTAACACGAATAGGCAAATGGCTGACAGGTCTCCTTTCTAAAACCTTAGCAGACAGTATATATTATTCCTATTAACGACAATTGGAATACTCTCACCACATTACTGGGTGCACCCGGAATCATCAGGAGAATTTAGTCACGGGAATGAGTTCCTTATCTCCTTCCCGAACCTCTGCTACGTTTCGCCTGTATGACTGTGCCGGATGATTCCGATCACGATGAAACGCGTTGAGAGGAATTGAGGGCACCCGTTGTGTTGGaacctcaaaccaaaaatgtgagtATTTACCCACATGAATGGATCCGTCGGAGGGGGTGCACCCAGTAATAAGGTGAGAGTGTTCCAATTATCGTTAATAGGAATAATATATACTGCCTGCCAAGGCTTTAGAAAGGAGACCTGTCAGCTAATTGCctatttgtataaatcatttttattggtcacagcaataaagaatcAAGGTAAATaatacaaactggtaaatctgtgcaatgataggcatagtaacatagtaacatagttagtaaggccgaaaaaagacatttgtccatccagttcagcctatattccatcataataaattcccagatctacgtccttctatagaacctaataattgtatgatacaatattgttctgctccaggaagacatccaggcctctcttgaacccctcgactgagtttgccatcaccacctcctcaggcaagcaattccagattctcactgccctaacagtaaagaatcctcttctatgttggtggaaaaaccttctctcctccagaatcgcagctgacatccggcactatgtgccaggagcggtcacggaccgctcccagcacattaacccccggcacactgcgatcaaagatgatcgcggtgtgtcggcggtgcagggaagcatcgcgcagggagggggctccctgcgtgcttccctgagacgatcggtacacggtgacgtactcaccgtgtaccgagcgtcttctccctgcagtccccggatccaaaatggccgcggggctgcatccgggtcctgcagggggcacttccgggtcaggatcaggctgcagctgcagctctaatcctgcccggctgtatgtaagatcaccgatctgacagagtgctgtgcacactgtcagatcggtgatctgtgatgtcccccccgggacaaagtgaaaaagtaaaaaaaaaaatttccacacgtgtaaaaaaaaaaaaattcctaaataaagaagaaaaaaaaaaaaatattattcccataaatacatttctttatctaaaaaaaaaccaaaaaaacaataaaagtacacatatttagtattgccgcgtccgtaacgacccgacctataaaactggcccactagttaaccccttcagtgaacaccgtaagaaaaaaagaaaaaaaacgagccaaaaaacaacgctttattatcataacgctaaacaaaaagtggaataacacgcgatcaaaaagacggatataaataaccatggtaccgctgaaaacgtcatcttgtcccgcaaaaaaagagccgccatatagcatcataaccaaaaaaataaaaaagttatagtcctcaaaataaagcgatgccaaaataattattttttctataaaatagcttttatcgtataaaagcgccaaaacattaaaaaaaattatataaatgagatatcgctgtaatcgtactgacccgaagaataaaactgctttatcaattttaccaaacgcggaacggtataaacgcctcccccaaaagaaattcatgaatagctagtttttggtcattctgcctcacaaaaaatcggaataaaaagcgatcaaaaactgtcacgtgtccgaaaatgtaaccgataaaaacttcaactcgtcccgcaaaaaacaagacctcacatgactctgtggaccaaaatatggaaaaattatagatctcaaaatgtggagacgcaaaaacttttttgctataaaaagcgtcttttagtgtgtgacggctgccaatcataaaaatccgatataaaaaaacgctataaaagtaaatcaaaccccccttcatcacccccttagttaggctaggtttacattgcgttaatgggtttacaattaacgccgtgcaacgggtccgttagcacacccattgacagcaatgtgattttcgggtccgaggtccgatccccgatcttccagagctgggacgttaacgcgaccactaaacacgacacctaaaaagatattgcattagcgcaatccgctagcgctaaacagatttccctaacgcaatgtgaacctagccttagggaaaaataataaaatttaaaaaaatgtatttatttccattttcccattagtgttagggctagggttagggctagggttagggctagggttaggattacatttacggttgggattagggttgggattagaattaggggtgtgtcggggttaggtgtgtggttagggttacagttgggattagggttaggggtgcgtgtgtggttagggttacagttgggattagggttaggggtgcgtttggattagggtttcagttataattggggagtttccactgttcaggcacatcaggggctctccaaacgtgacatggcgtccgatctcaattccagccaattctgcattgaataagtaaaacagtgctccttcacttccgagctctcccgtgcgcccaaacaggggtttaccccaacatatggggtatcatcgtactcgagacaaattggacaacaactttttgggtccaagttctcttgttatccttgggaaaataaaaatttggggggctaaaaatcatttttgtggggaaaaaaaaggattttttattttcacggctctgcgttgtaaactgtagtgaaacacttaggggttcaaagttctcacaacacatctagataagttccttgggaagtctagtttctaatatggggtcacttgtggggggtttgtactgtttgggtacatcaggggctctgcaaatgcaacgtgacgcctgcagaccaatccatctaagtctgcattccaaatggcgctccttcccttccgagctctgctatgcgcccaaacagtggttgccccccacatatggggtatcagcgtactcagaacaaattggacaacaacttttggggtccaatttattctgttactatTGTAAAAATACaatgctgggggctaaaaaatcatttttgtgaaaaaaaaaaagaatttttattttcacggctctgcgttataaactgtagtgaaacacttaggggttcaaagttctcacaacacatctagataagtttcttgggaggtctagtttctaatatggggtcacttgtgaggggtttgtactgtttgggtacatcagtgtCTCTGCaagtgcaacgtgactcctgcagaccaatccatctaagtctgcattccaaatggcgctccttcccttccgagctctgccatgcgcccaaacagtggttcccccccacatattgggtatcagcgtactcaggacaaattggacaacaacttttggggtccaatttattctgttacccttgtgaaaatacaaaactgggggctaaaaaataatttttgcgaaaaaaaaaaatatatattttaatggctctgcgttataaactgtagtgaaacacttgggggttcaaagctctcaaaacacatctagataagttccttaggggggtctagtttccaaaatggtgtcacttgtggggggttttaatgtttaggcacatcaggggctctccaaaccaacatggcgtcccatcttaattccagtcaattttgcattgaaaagtcaaatggcgctccttcccttccgagctctgctatgcgcccaaaaagtgatttacccccacatatggggtatcgtcgcactcaggacaaattgcacaacaacttttgtggtctaatttcttctcttacccttgggaaaataaaaaattggtggcgaaaagatcatttttgtgaaaaaatatgattttttatttttacggctctgcattataaacttctgtgaagcaattggtcggtcaaagtggtcaccacagatctagataagttccttagggggtctactttccaaaatggtgtcacttgtggggggtttcaatgtttaggcacatgaggggctctccaaacgcaacatggcgtcccatctcaattcctgtcaattttgcattgaaaagtctaatggcgctcctttccttccgagctctgccatgcgcccaaacagtggtttacccccacatatggggtatcagcgtactcagtacagattgtacaacaacgtttagcatccattttatcctgttacccttggtaaaataaaacaaattggagcggaaataaattttgtgtgaaaaaaagttaaatattcatttttatttaaacattccaaaaattcctgtgaaacccctgaagggttaataaacttcttgaatgtggttttgagcaccttgaggggtgcagtttttagaatggtgtcacacttgggtattttctatcatatagacccctcaaaatgacttcaaatgagatgtggtacctaaaaaaaatggtgttgtaaaaatgagaaattgctggtcaacttttaacccttataactccctaacaaaaaaaaattttggttccaaaattgtgctgatgtaaagtagacatgtgggaaatgttacttattaagtattttgcgtgacatatctctgtgatttaagggcataaaaatttaaagttggaaaattgcgaaatgttctaaattttcgccaaatttccgtttttttcacaaataaacgcaagttatatcgaataaatgttaccactaaaatgaagtacaatatgtcacgagaaaacaatgtcagaatcgccaagatccgttgaagcgttccagagttataacctcataaagggacagtggtcagaattgtaaaaattggcccggtcattaacgtgcaaaccaccctcggggcttaaggggttaagtcttATAATTTAACTTTCTGATTAATAATGCTGTTGGTTATCCGAGATTATGAGGTGTTAACAATAAAGAAcagccgggatagttggtaaccattGTTAAATTCCTTTgtagtcatttaaaagtacaatatACAATCAATCTGGATATGAggaagacaaacatagaaagtaagaaaggggaaagaaaaggggtagaaagaagaagagaggaatggatgagggtgtggggaattcagggaaggagtgtagCTGCCCCCGTACCCTAGCGGACAGAACGCATGCCGAGAAACGGCCCGGAAGTACACAAAAATAAGCTACATAATGCagcgggttctggaaacccagagatctagttcaggagtttccctaaaagcgatccagggggcccatatGTTGTAGTTTTTTTCTACATTACCTGGTAACTGGTTCATCAGCTGCTCCATTCTAAaaatgttattaaagggaacctgtcaccccgttttttgagattgagatataaatactgttaaatagggcctgtgctgtgcgttactatggtgtatgtagtgtaccctgattccccatgtatgccgagaaatacattaccaaagttggcgttttcgcctgtcaatcaggctcgtctggtcaggtgggcgtgttcacagcgttcttttcttccccaggtttccgttggtggcgtagtggtgtgcgcatgtccaaggtccggattccctgtgcccacgtgaagacacagcgcgcgatctgcgctgtcattcctttcatcggtgcgggcggccatcttcctggggccgcgcgtgcgcagatgtagtgctctgctgcacggggcttcaggaaaatggccgcgggatgccgcgcgtgcgcagaagagatcgcggcggccattttcccaaagccgagtttgcatctcggctttgggaaaatggccgccgcgatctcttctgcgcacgcgcggcatcccgcagccattttcctgaagccccgtgcagcagagcactacatctgcgcacgcgcggccccaggaagatggccgcccgcaccgatgaaaggaatgacagcgcagatcgcgcgctgtgtcttcacgtgggcac is a window encoding:
- the LOC138662447 gene encoding torsin-1B-like isoform X3, whose protein sequence is MASRPAFEDDLTEKLFGQHLAHEIIYKSVTRYMSNENPRKPLALLLYGSTGTGKNLVTKIITENVYDLGEESKFVHLFVSTLHFPHDSLIALYKDQLQSWIRGNTSKCARSIFIFDEMEKLHPGLIDAIKPFLDYYRHIDGVSYRKAIFIFISNAGAHLIERLVPLIMHKGKRREELELQDVEDVLSGDLYNRNGGFWHSGLIEKNLIDYFVPFLPLEFRHVKKCVLAELRLRGFDEDETLALQVANEMTYVPKDTELFSDKGCKTVAAKLDLFL
- the LOC138662447 gene encoding torsin-1B-like isoform X2; this encodes MSGGGKSGSIVGEAFEDDLTEKLFGQHLAHEIIYKSVTRYMSNENPRKPLALLLYGSTGTGKNLVTKIITENVYDLGEESKFVHLFVSTLHFPHDSLIALYKDQLQSWIRGNTSKCARSIFIFDEMEKLHPGLIDAIKPFLDYYRHIDGVSYRKAIFIFISNAGAHLIERLVPLIMHKGKRREELELQDVEDVLSGDLYNRNGGFWHSGLIEKNLIDYFVPFLPLEFRHVKKCVLAELRLRGFDEDETLALQVANEMTYVPKDTELFSDKGCKTVAAKLDLFL